A single region of the Vicia villosa cultivar HV-30 ecotype Madison, WI linkage group LG4, Vvil1.0, whole genome shotgun sequence genome encodes:
- the LOC131596314 gene encoding L-type lectin-domain containing receptor kinase IX.1-like, which yields MFLQLLSKTKNQTTMLNSPSPSSCSSSNIINLFKYTILILSLLLFTLPKTNSLFFNITNFDDPTVANNISYQGDGKSANGSIDLNKVSYLFRVGRAIYSQPLHLWDKNTKTLTDFTTSFSFTIDKVNDTSYGDGFVFYVAPLGYQIPPNSAGGVFGLFNATTNSNALMNYVVAVEFDTFVGATDPPMRHVGIDDNSLTSVAFGKFDIDNNLGKICYVLIDYSSDKKMLEVFWSFRGRIVKGVGNGNSSLSYQIDLMQKLPEYVNIGFSASTGLSTESNVIHSWEFSSNLKSDSSEGVVLEGNGGKGSLKTVVIVVAVIVPVILVFLIASVVGWLIVKRKRKNVDDGLDEYGIPVPAKFDLDKATIPRRFEYSELVAATNGFADDRMLGRGGYGQVYKGALSYLGRVVAVKRIFADFENSERVFINEVRIISRLIHRNLVQFIGWCHEQGEFLLVFEYMPNGSLDTHLFGDKKSLAWEVRYRIALGVANALRYLHEDAEQCVLHRDIKSANVLLDTDFSTKLGDFGMAKLVDPMLRTQRTGVVGTYGYLAPEYINGGRASKESDMYSFGIVALELATGRRIFQDGEFHVPLLNWVWGLYVEGNLMSAVDERLNMEFDASEMKSLLTVGLWCTHSNDKERPKAYEVIKVLQNEMALPELPLDMHDRAPPIVAFRPPSNAPSLSPNMTNSLVCVGR from the coding sequence ATGTTTCTTCAATTGTTGTCAAAAACAAAAAACCAGACAACCATGTTGAACTCTCCTTCTCCTTCATCTTGTTCTTCTTCAAACATCATTAATCTCTTCAAATACACCATTCTTATTCTTTCACTACTTTTGTTTACACTTCCTAAAACAAACTCACTTTTCTTCAACATAACAAACTTCGACGACCCAACAGTTGCAAACAACATCTCATACCAAGGTGATGGAAAATCAGCCAACGGTTCCATCGATCTCAACAAAGTAAGTTACCTTTTCCGTGTTGGAAGAGCAATCTATTCACAGCCTTTACATTTATGGGACAAAAATACTAAAACTCTCACTGATttcactacaagtttcagttttACTATTGATAAAGTGAATGATACTTCCTATGGTGATGGTTTTGTGTTTTATGTTGCTCCATTGGGTTATCAGATTCCACCTAATTCAGCTGGTGGTGTTTTTGGTCTTTTTAATGCTACTACTAATAGTAATGCTCTTATGAATTATGTTGTTGCTGTTGAGTTTGATACTTTTGTTGGGGCTACTGATCCACCTATGAGGCATGTTGGTATTGATGATAATTCTTTGACTTCTGTTGCTTTTGGAAAGTTTGATATTGATAATAATCTTGGTAAGATTTGTTATGTTTTGATTGATTATAGTTCTGATAAGAAGATGTTGGAAGTGTTTTGGTCTTTTCGTGGAAGGATTGTTAAAGGTGTTGGAAATGGAAATTCTTCACTGTCTTATCAGATTGATCTTATGCAGAAACTGCCTGAGTATGTGAATATTGGATTTTCGGCTTCGACAGGTCTTTCGACAGAAAGTAATGTTATTCATTCTTGGGAGTTTAGTTCGAATTTGAAGTCGGATTCATCGGAGGGTGTTGTGTTGGAGGGAAATGGAGGAAAAGGGTCGTTGAAAACGGTTGTGATAGTTGTTGCTGTCATTGTTCCGGttattttggtatttttgatAGCTAGTGTTGTTGGTTGGTTGATAGTGAAGAGGAAAAGGAAGAATGTTGATGATGGGCTTGATGAATATGGAATACCTGTTCCGGCGAAATTTGATTTGGATAAAGCCACAATACCGAGAAGATTCGAATATAGCGAATTAGTTGCAGCTACTAATGGTTTTGCTGATGATAGAATGCTTGGAAGAGGAGGGTATGGACAAGTTTACAAAGGTGCTTTGAGTTATTTAGGAAGAGTTGTTGCTGTGAAGAGGATTTTCGCCGATTTCGAGAATTCAGAAAGAGTTTTCATCAATGAGGTTCGGATTATAAGCCGTTTGATACATAGAAACTTGGTTCAATTCATAGGTTGGTGTCATGAACAAGGTGAGTTTCTCTTAGTTTTTGAATACATGCCTAATGGAAGCCTTGACACACATTTATTTGGTGACAAGAAAAGTTTGGCTTGGGAAGTAAGGTACAGAATTGCATTAGGTGTCGCGAATGCGCTGCGTTATCTTCACGAAGATGCCGAGCAATGTGTTCTTCACAGAGATATCAAATCGGCTAATGTGTTGTTGGACACTGATTTCAGCACGAAGCTCGGCGATTTTGGGATGGCGAAACTCGTTGATCCTATGTTGAGAACACAAAGAACAGGTGTGGTTGGAACATATGGTTATCTAGCACCTGAATATATCAATGGTGGAAGGGCTAGTAAAGAATCTGATATGTATAGTTTTGGAATTGTTGCTTTGGAGTTAGCAACTGGGAGAAGGATTTTTCAAGATGGTGAGTTTCATGTGCCTTTGTTGAATTGGGTTTGGGGACTTTATGTTGAAGGGAATCTCATGAGTGCTGTTGATGAGAGATTGAACATGGAATTTGATGCTAGTGAAATGAAGAGTTTGCTTACTGTAGGATTATGGTGTACTCATTCAAATGATAAAGAAAGACCTAAGGCTTATGAAGTGATTAAGGTTCTTCAAAATGAAATGGCATTACCTGAACTTCCACTTGATATGCATGATCGCGCTCCTCCTATTGTTGCCTTTAGGCCACCATCCAATGCTCCCTCATTGTCACCAAATATGACTAACAGTCTTGTTTGCGTTGGTCGTTAG
- the LOC131596315 gene encoding enhancer of rudimentary homolog, whose translation MANNNRHTIILIQTSQNRATRTFKDYNTVSLAMDGICAMYERKLKELNPAVRNLSYDITDLYNFIDGLADMSALVYDSSILAYLPFDREWIKQQTFQHLKKLAH comes from the exons ATG gCTAATAATAATCGACACACGATTATTCTAATCCAAACTTCTCAGAACAGAGCAACCAGAACTTTCAAGGATTATAATACAGTATCTCTAGCTATGGATG GCATATGTGCAATGTATGAAAGAAAGCTGAAGGAGTTGAATCCAGCCGTCAGAAATCTCTCTTATGATATTACGGATCTCTACAACTTCATAGACGGTCTTGCTGACATGAGTGCTCTAGT TTATGACAGTTCAATTCTTGCTTACTTGCCGTTTGACCGAGAGTGGATTAAGCAACAGACCTTTCAACATTTGAAGAAATTGGCTCATTGA
- the LOC131598487 gene encoding uncharacterized protein LOC131598487, whose translation MPPSIDAGSDIRIDVGQDGDHFNVGVMYRLLDDCEDNTSIVSWKYIWKIQATKQVRCSVWILHRDILLTNSRKHIMGLGSAMCSFCNNIEEDTNKQFNFFASNLKDWISSNMNCNLWWNADKDWMTFWATAYHSIWTWHNRETRDGSLNRPLCMITHINNLVQDYEHVKTAANINLCLIELPHRVLRFMKWEASMVGWVKLNTNEARDNHRNTTCGGIIRGSKREWVGGFSKYIGISSVYITKL comes from the coding sequence ATGCCACCTTCGATCGATGCAGGCTCAGATATTAGGATTGATGTTGGTCAAGATGGTGATCATTTCAATGTTGGAGTCATGTACAGGTTGCTTGACGATTGTGAGGACAATACAAGTATCGTTTCATGGAAATACATTTGGAAAATCCAAGCAACGAAACAAGTTCGATGCTCTGTTTGGATCCTTCATCGTGACATATTGCTCACAAATAGTAGAAAGCACATAATGGGTCTTGGCAGCGCTATGTGTTCCTTTTGCAACAATATTGAAGAAGATACTAACAAACAGTTTAACTTTTTTGCAAGTAACTTGAAGGATTGGATCTCTTCTAATATGAATTGTAACTTATGGTGGAATGCAGATAAAGATTGGATGACCTTTTGGGCTACCGCTTACCATAGCATTTGGACGTGGCATAATAGGGAGACACGTGATGGAAGCCTCAATAGACCGTTGTGCATGATAACTCACATCAACAATTTGGTCCAGGATTACGAGCATGTGAAAACTGCAGCAAACATCAACTTATGCCTCATAGAGTTGCCTCATAGAGTTTTGCGTTTCATGAAGTGGGAAGCGTCTATGGTGGGCTGGGTTAAATTGAATACAAATGAAGCTAGGGACAACCACAGAAATACAACTTGTGGTGGTATCATCAGAGGGAGTAAGAGAGAGTGGGTTGGAGGTTTCTCTAAATATATTGGAATAAGTAGTGTTTACATAACAAAACTTTGA